In the Paramormyrops kingsleyae isolate MSU_618 chromosome 6, PKINGS_0.4, whole genome shotgun sequence genome, one interval contains:
- the dclre1b gene encoding 5' exonuclease Apollo isoform X2 translates to MDGVSGAGVGNHHNSTRKSYFSRSVSLCGKIKLNHVHLSILEKVAPNDIFTKQVREKWIHALEVGEAHKLPLDDVGKETLTVTLMEANHCPGAVMFLFQGYFGTILFTGDFRYTAAMLRQPSLMNHISIDVLYLDNTHCDPTRSLPSRHQATQQIKEIIRAHAGHDVVIGLYTLGKETLLVQLALEFRTWVEVSPERMRILHVLDLPDVFTTEPGAGRIRVVDHSEVCAANLVLWNRQWPTIAILPTGRPVIGTHPSVHVVPYSDHSSYQELEDFVSALQPASLVPIVGPCVPRLSALVSPRKRCRPTIIPESVRRGMIQGLEQESAVCSRLAITARPAASGVVFESPQRAQASPFRYKPSPSVERDSDVDEDGQGAHSSLHHTVSELCPGDTWVPNGTAGLVDDSEIAESFFLSQLTPSDWMLYPPGPLRSLGPSLKPKSRQPSPKANGYHQPPTMFPERGRTIPGSQGAHGSVDKDPIPSTKLHDPELILLEEPLTFLDEEIHGRFECIGCDSINKYRLVPWSTCPKGCSTFHVAVEHFLMACRN, encoded by the exons ATGGATGGGGTTTCTGGCGCTGGTGTCGGGAACCACCATAACAGCACGAGAAAGAGCTATTTCAGCAGATCAGTTTCGCTTTGCgggaaaattaaattaaatcacgTTCATTTGTCGATTCTTGAAAAGGTTGCTCCGaatgacatatttacaaaacaG GTAAGAGAAAAATGGATCCATGCTCTGGAAGTGGGCGAGGCACACAAGCTCCCTCTAGATGACGTGGGGAAGGAGACGCTAACGGTTACGCTCATGGAAGCCAACCACTGTCCTGGGGCAGTCATGTTCCTTTTCCAGGGCTACTTTGGCACTATCCTCTTTAcag GGGACTTCCGTTACACGGCAGCCATGCTGCGGCAGCCCAGCCTGATGAACCACATCAGCATCGACGTGCTGTACCTGGACAACACGCACTGTGACCCCACTCGCTCCCTGCCCTCCCGCCATCAGGCCACCCAGCAAATCAAGGAGATCATCCGGGCACACGCTGGGCACGATGTGGTCATCG GCCTCTATACCTTGGGCAAGGAGACCCTTTTAGTGCAGCTGGCCCTGGAGTTCAGGACTTGGGTGGAGGTGAGCCCCGAACGCATGCGGATTCTGCATGTGCTGGACCTGCCTGATGTCTTTACCACTGAGCCTGGCGCCGGTCGCATCCGAGTGGTGGACCATTCTGAGGTATGTGCTGCGAACCTGGTGCTCTGGAACCGGCAGTGGCCCACTATAGCCATTCTGCCCACGGGTCGACCGGTAATCGGCACTCACCCCAGCGTGCATGTTGTGCCCTATTCTGACCACTCCTCCTACCAAGAGCTGGAGGACTTTGTCTCAGCCCTGCAGCCAGCCTCTTTGGTGCCCATAGTAGGACCCTGTGTGCCCCGGCTCTCCGCTTTAGTGTCACCCCGCAAGCGATGCCGCCCCACCATCATTCCAGAGTCTGTCCGCCGGGGCATGATCCAGGGACTGGAACAGGAGTCTGCCGTTTGCTCCCGCTTGGCCATAACGGCGCGTCCTGCTGCCAGCGGTGTGGTGTTTGAATCTCCCCAGAGGGCACAAGCATCCCCCTTCAGATACAAGCCTAGCCCCTCTGTTGAACGGGACTCAGATGTAGATGAGGATGGACAAGGTGCTCATTCATCCCTGCACCACACAGTGTCTGAGCTCTGCCCTGGGGACACATGGGTGCCTAATGGCACCGCAGGACTTGTGGATGACTCGGAGATAGCTGAGAGTTTTTTCCTCAGCCAGCTTACTCCAAGTGACTGGATGCTTTACCCTCCAGGCCCCCTGCGGAGTCTAGGCCCATCACTGAAGCCTAAGAGCAGGCAGCCTTCACCCAAAGCTAATGGGTACCATCAGCCACCAACCATGTTCCCAGAGAGGGGGAGGACAATTCCTGGCTCTCAGGGGGCCCATGGTAGTGTTGACAAAGACCCAATTCCTTCCACCAAACTGCATGACCCAGAGCTGATTCTGTTAGAGGAGCCCTTGACCTTCCTTGATGAAGAGATCCATGGAAGGTTTGAATGTATTGGGTGTGACTCCATAAACAAGTACCGGCTGGTCCCTTGGAGCACATGTCCAAAAGGATGCAGCACCTTCCACGTTGCTGTGGAGCACTTCCTCATGGCCTGTAGAAATTAG
- the dclre1b gene encoding 5' exonuclease Apollo isoform X1: MNGRVIPNTPLAVDFWQVRKCGHVRLFFLSHMHSDHTVGLTSTWANRPIYCSPISAKLLKFKLQVREKWIHALEVGEAHKLPLDDVGKETLTVTLMEANHCPGAVMFLFQGYFGTILFTGDFRYTAAMLRQPSLMNHISIDVLYLDNTHCDPTRSLPSRHQATQQIKEIIRAHAGHDVVIGLYTLGKETLLVQLALEFRTWVEVSPERMRILHVLDLPDVFTTEPGAGRIRVVDHSEVCAANLVLWNRQWPTIAILPTGRPVIGTHPSVHVVPYSDHSSYQELEDFVSALQPASLVPIVGPCVPRLSALVSPRKRCRPTIIPESVRRGMIQGLEQESAVCSRLAITARPAASGVVFESPQRAQASPFRYKPSPSVERDSDVDEDGQGAHSSLHHTVSELCPGDTWVPNGTAGLVDDSEIAESFFLSQLTPSDWMLYPPGPLRSLGPSLKPKSRQPSPKANGYHQPPTMFPERGRTIPGSQGAHGSVDKDPIPSTKLHDPELILLEEPLTFLDEEIHGRFECIGCDSINKYRLVPWSTCPKGCSTFHVAVEHFLMACRN; the protein is encoded by the exons ATGAATGGCAGAGTGATACCCAACACACCTTTGGCCGTAGACTTCTGGCAGGTGCGGAAGTGTGGCCACGTACGTCTCTTCTTCCTATCTCACATGCACAGTGACCACACGGTGGGTTTAACATCTACGTGGGCTAACCGACCCATATACTGCTCTCCAATCAGCGCAAAGCTGCTCAAGTTTAAATTGCAG GTAAGAGAAAAATGGATCCATGCTCTGGAAGTGGGCGAGGCACACAAGCTCCCTCTAGATGACGTGGGGAAGGAGACGCTAACGGTTACGCTCATGGAAGCCAACCACTGTCCTGGGGCAGTCATGTTCCTTTTCCAGGGCTACTTTGGCACTATCCTCTTTAcag GGGACTTCCGTTACACGGCAGCCATGCTGCGGCAGCCCAGCCTGATGAACCACATCAGCATCGACGTGCTGTACCTGGACAACACGCACTGTGACCCCACTCGCTCCCTGCCCTCCCGCCATCAGGCCACCCAGCAAATCAAGGAGATCATCCGGGCACACGCTGGGCACGATGTGGTCATCG GCCTCTATACCTTGGGCAAGGAGACCCTTTTAGTGCAGCTGGCCCTGGAGTTCAGGACTTGGGTGGAGGTGAGCCCCGAACGCATGCGGATTCTGCATGTGCTGGACCTGCCTGATGTCTTTACCACTGAGCCTGGCGCCGGTCGCATCCGAGTGGTGGACCATTCTGAGGTATGTGCTGCGAACCTGGTGCTCTGGAACCGGCAGTGGCCCACTATAGCCATTCTGCCCACGGGTCGACCGGTAATCGGCACTCACCCCAGCGTGCATGTTGTGCCCTATTCTGACCACTCCTCCTACCAAGAGCTGGAGGACTTTGTCTCAGCCCTGCAGCCAGCCTCTTTGGTGCCCATAGTAGGACCCTGTGTGCCCCGGCTCTCCGCTTTAGTGTCACCCCGCAAGCGATGCCGCCCCACCATCATTCCAGAGTCTGTCCGCCGGGGCATGATCCAGGGACTGGAACAGGAGTCTGCCGTTTGCTCCCGCTTGGCCATAACGGCGCGTCCTGCTGCCAGCGGTGTGGTGTTTGAATCTCCCCAGAGGGCACAAGCATCCCCCTTCAGATACAAGCCTAGCCCCTCTGTTGAACGGGACTCAGATGTAGATGAGGATGGACAAGGTGCTCATTCATCCCTGCACCACACAGTGTCTGAGCTCTGCCCTGGGGACACATGGGTGCCTAATGGCACCGCAGGACTTGTGGATGACTCGGAGATAGCTGAGAGTTTTTTCCTCAGCCAGCTTACTCCAAGTGACTGGATGCTTTACCCTCCAGGCCCCCTGCGGAGTCTAGGCCCATCACTGAAGCCTAAGAGCAGGCAGCCTTCACCCAAAGCTAATGGGTACCATCAGCCACCAACCATGTTCCCAGAGAGGGGGAGGACAATTCCTGGCTCTCAGGGGGCCCATGGTAGTGTTGACAAAGACCCAATTCCTTCCACCAAACTGCATGACCCAGAGCTGATTCTGTTAGAGGAGCCCTTGACCTTCCTTGATGAAGAGATCCATGGAAGGTTTGAATGTATTGGGTGTGACTCCATAAACAAGTACCGGCTGGTCCCTTGGAGCACATGTCCAAAAGGATGCAGCACCTTCCACGTTGCTGTGGAGCACTTCCTCATGGCCTGTAGAAATTAG